From the Porites lutea chromosome 5, jaPorLute2.1, whole genome shotgun sequence genome, the window CCCGCTTCCTACGCATTGcgtgctttacaacagaacagagcacagtcaaggcgTCTTTATTTCGCTAAATAAATTCTATATACTATATGAAGAGCACTTCCAAGCAATACGGAACTACATTTAATGAATTCGAATTATTCTCAAATTAATTAACTACAAAACTTGTCCACACAATAAGTTCAAGTTTATAATATTAAACTAAGCGAAACTTTCTAAAATACGCAtatagaaaaatatatagatgTCTTCTGCAGAATATGCAAAATCCTCACTGAGATATGCAAAGTTCACAATCTCAAATCAGGTGTTTATATTTCAAGTTTGTAATTCAAATATGTAatactattttgttttaaaaatacgAGTAAATGTCAAGAATAAATTAGATAATATCTTCTTTCACTAGGTATAAGTTTACTGTATCTTTTGGAAATCCGGGGCgggttagcctgagaaaacagacaacatttcgcgacaccactgacggtttccccgcgaaacgacgtctgagaaaccagcgcagaaattccatactgatgacgtgtcactacccatatctgggtagtgcttctgattggttgtgccgcTTGTGAAACTTCTCAGACGTCGTTTCGCGGGCAAACCGttggtggcgtcgcaaaatggAGCTAGGAGCGAGTACAAAAGTTTCAGTTTATATGAAATGGATATTGAGCAATATGAAATGCTTCTGTCAAAAAAACTTCCAAAAACACTGTGACAAGTGCAGCTCTTAGCCCTGGTAAACAGTGTCAACATTCTCACAACATTTTTGAGAGTTCGTTAAGTTATGTTGAAGACTGTGCATCAAACGATCACAAAACCCTCTCAAGTTCATTATTATCAAAGAAAAAGCAGTCACTTCCCCAGAGCCCGCGATACCCTAATCCAGCACTCCTTGGGGCTGACCAAAGAGATCGCGGGCTCTGCAACGAGTTGAAAGGAGAAGTAGATACATTGAGCAAAAGAACGAGAGAGCATAAGAAAGTGGCTCACACGGCTTCCAGAATGAAAGAAATGTTGTTACAATATCGTAATAATGTAAATTGTAGattgtaaattataaatatcttattatccactcccctcagggcttttcagggataatttacagtggttgggggactttgcccgACTGCTTAATATTGCGAGGAGTTTGCATTCTTCGTCATCAACGTGCGTGCCACAACAATATAGAGAGGGGATGCCAAACGATCACAATATTGGGTAACTGTTGTGAGAATGTTGAGACATCAGATcaagaaatatataaaattaccattattattttgCGCTTTCAAAAGAAAACGCGTTGGTGTTAGTccaaggttggtttacacaaaGTACAACCTTGTTGCAAGCGATGAGTTTGCGATAAAAGATGCGAATACCAAGTAAGAGTGGCACTCCCGAATAAGCACCGCCTTTAGAAGCAAAATATTTATAAGCACCGCCCATACTGAATGATTTGATATGGTCGATCCGCTAATTTTGTTAAATTGATATCGGGGgtcttttaaaactttctttgttATGTTCTTCTTAAAATATTATCAGTTGCCAACAActcagaaaaacaggaaaagaacGATCGGAAGTACTTTGAACAGAGCGTCCGGGAGCAGATAAAACCTACCCTAAGGGCATCGCCTGCAACAAAAGGTTATTCCGTGTAAATAAGTCTTTAATAAAcgatttcattttcattataaATTTACCATACCCTTAAGTACCTCTTTCTCTCAAGGTCCTCGAAGTTTCTTGTTCAAAtgtttaactttaaaaatgcGTCTCTTCGATATAAAACTGCTAAATTTTTCTGTTCCATTTTTGTCAGTGTAGAATGAATGAGTGTTTTTTGTATTAGATTATTATAAACAGACTGAGAGTTTAAATAGCAAGACCAGGTTGATAAAAAAGATCATAAtttaaaaaggctggttttGTATCCATGTCATCCAgtttaaataatttgtttttggaGAAGCCGGCATTGTTGTAAAGAAATAAGTTAACACCTGATTACAATCCTTTCCCTCTCCACCGAAACTACCCACCGTGTCTCTGTCGTAAATCAAGGCTACATAAAATTCTTGGTATTCTACACTTAACACACGGGTAAAAATTATAATGTTCCTaggcaaaacaataaatgaaagGTTCTTACAAACGTCGAGCTAGTCACCCAGGCAGGTTGGATGGTATACGCGTTCTTCGGACTTGTTTTCTCTTCTTATCGCTTGCGACGCTACCTCCACCAAGTTGGCTGCTGTGACACACATTACCTACATACGACACATCCACATattttcctctctctttctggaTGACAAATCGCACTTTCACATTGCACTCCGGTCGCTTGCATTCTGCGCCTCCTCTGAAGAAAACCGCTGAGTGGATTTTGCGCGAGTTTTCTGATCTCACGTGATTATTTTTGAAGCGTAAACTGCACCATGGGTTgctttctttaactttttcaagGAAGATTCTTGTCCAGTCGCCACTCAACAGTCGGCCACCGCTTGGGAAAGTATTTATTGGAATCCTTTCCCAGTCTTCTCGGGTTAATTTGAACCTTGCTGTTGTACCATCGATATTCACACGAAAGTACTTTTCTTCATTTCCTTCTTCGTCATCGTCGGATGAATCTGAATCAACCTTCAAAGAATTTCAAACCGGTTActagttttgtaaaaattaaaccaattaCTAATCAAAAATGAAGGCAGACCTCTGTAACAGGCATCGTTTTGGTAAAAGATTATCACAGGAGTTTACGGAATTTTGACCATTACGACAGAGGATATACATCCTGCGAAAAATTCCCTTCACATGTTTCTCCTTTTAAGGACGCAGTAATTTTCGCCCCCCGATTCTTTGACCTGAATCCCGGATTCCAAAGTCTAGGATTCCTGAATCCACAATCCCTGTTTTCCGGTTTCCGCAATCCGGATTACCCTTCGTGGCGTAATTAGAGAGATGAAAAAAGTACGCAGGATACCCAAAAATTGTATCAAATTTGTATTGAACGCTCTTCCGGCACGTCGTTATATCACGTTGGCCATATTGATGTATCCAAAACAAATATAACGGCGGCGATATTTCGGTTGATTTTTAACCTTTCTCTTCCAGAGTAAATGATGGTATCATGTAAAGTGGTTCTGAGTCTGTGagcgaaatcctatggtgtgacaaatcaaataaaacctctttagCAATACTTTCAGATGGTACTGTTTATTGAGTATGTAGCtctaacgtttgagtctgtggatcaAATCCTATGGTATGACGGATCAAATCCTAtggtatgaccattcaaatgaaacctcttcagcagtactttcacatggtacaatttatttagtatgtagttctaacttttgagactGTGAATCAAATCCTATGGTAAGCTTAtggtatgaccattcaaatgaaacctcttcagcagtactttcacatggtacaatttatttagtatgtagttctaacttttgagacAGTGGATCAAATCCTAAGGTATGACGGATCAAATCCTATGGTatgaccattcagatgaaacctcttcagcagtactttcacatggtataatttatttagtatgtagttctaacttttgagactGTGGATCAAATCCTATGGTatgaccattcagatgaaacctcttcagcagcattttcacatggtactatttatttagtatgtagttctattttttgagtctgtggatgaaatcctatgatgttaccattcaaacgAAACCCGTTTAGCAGCGCTTCTACATGGTACTTTTAGTTTTTCAGCATCCTACataatgaaatttggaaatttattttgttgaattaaGACTTTGGCCAGTTTAGGGTTAACAGGTCTCAACCATTTCCGTgggagttgattttttttttatttgtgtaaAATATattcattcttttcttttaagaaactATAATTACAGCCACTGAATACGTGAGTGAAAACCCTTTGCCTACAACATCACTATCGCGATGATGGTCAACAGAGACAATGATACGATTGAAATGATAAATATGAAAAATCATATATAGGAACTGCTGGGGTGAGGaattaaatgaaagaagatcatcgcagttaaagACGCAGCTCTTCCAAGGGCGAAAAACAAAgcctcaaaaaaaatttcagccTTTCCTtccgcaactgcaaaagttgggTCTTAGACTGCGATaatcttctttcatttaatgATATTATCTCTTTGTTAGCACTTGCTAGTCACGATTTGTTAGCCATTCGCCCGGTTTGTCTGCAGTCCCTGCCCACTCCCGCCCTTAAGGAGTCGGCGTTTTATTGTCAAATTCTCGTAACCTCTGCTCTGCTTTGCGACAACAAACTCAGATCACGCTGTACTTAACTCTCTGTGGTCTGTGTAGCCTGCGCCGGGCTAGCTTTCTAATCTGGGGGATATCGCGAGAAGTCATGCGCGAAAGGCTCGCGGAATGAGAAGCGCGACAGAGGGGCAGGCGAAGAAAGGACGAGAAAGATTACAATACAAATAAATTAACTTGTTTGAATTTACCTTTGCGTTTGAACCCCAGATCCCGCCATCCAAGTTGCCAGGCACTTTGGAAGGTACCATAATGACTGATGGCCGCTGGCTTTGCAGGTCATATACTGGCAGGTGAGCGGATGAAGCCGATACTTGCAGGTGACAGGAACACTGACAGCAAGGCTTTGCCTGGAGTCCCATCTCATACGGTGTCAAGGCTCTGTGAGTACCACTATATGAAGCTAATCCTTGGTATGGTGAAAGCCCTGAATTGGAGGCCATATAGTCATATGGCACTGTACCGTAAATACTCGATGGATACGACGACAATCCCTCGGCTGCACCATTTTGTTGAAGAAAAGTTCCTTTATGGGAATCAATGTTGTTGCTACTGTAAATCTGCTGGGTACTCTTTTGAGTATCAGGAACGCTTTCTGCGGCACTCACAGGATAATACTGCCCTTCATGTCCATTGATCTCATAAATTGGAACCACCGTGAACGCGCTTCCTATCTTTATTTCCGGTGTAGATGTATCCATGGAAACAGCCGTATGGCTTGCAGTGGTGTTAGTAACGGTCAACTGCTCAGGAAACATGTCGCTTGATTGGGTAGTTGATACGTTGTCGTAAGGTGCCAAACCGTTGGTTGTTCTCACGGGCAAACTCTTGTCGCCTCTTGCAGTGGTGTTGTATTCACTCTCCTTTACATGAATAGTGTTGTTGTTTATAGCAAACCGTTCGGCAAAGGCGCCAACTTCTCTCTCCTGACGCTGGTTGAGATTCCTGACTTCATTGCATTCGCCTTCGTCAGAATCAACAGGCTCTAGTTTTGGGCAAACAGTTGTGATGTCGTGGAGTGAATACATCATCGTTTACGGTCTTCTGTAAGGTTAGGGTTTATAAGGGCCGAAACATATTAGTGAGATCTTCACTGCAGCTTAAACACCAACAAGCCCTCCGGTGCCAGctctaaaataaaaattaataatgaatTAATAAGCTCCTTTTAACTTAAAAAGCTATGAATCTGGAGGTAGAGGGATCTGACTATCACAGGGAGAATTCAAATTGTCAAAACCTTTATCATCCCTATCTTCTTATATTTTATTAAACTAAACTAAACATATCGCATTCATTGGATCATTTGTGAAAGAGGCAAACAAAATTATCTTTGATTTAATGTGGAAAGGGAAGGATAAAGTTAAACGCTTTGCACTCAGTAGTGACATCGAAGATGGAGGACTTAAGGCCCCACATTTAAATAGATTAGCATTCGATTCTTTCGCCGCATTTCTGCCTTAACtaattttcatgtaaataaAGGAAACATGTACTGGGGTCTGTGTATCACTACGTACTATTGTGTGTGTGCTGTATATATGTTTGGTTTCGCTTTCTTTAGTTTTCTTATGTATTTTTCGTGATCATAATTAGAGAGTGTAAAACATTGTCATTAATACACGAACTcattgtaaaacaaaataaaaaataattaaaaaacaaaaagttaaataaaacaAGGTAtatgtcaaaaaagaaaactttaaattctGTTCGAGTTGCTTATGTGTATCCTCACTTGCTTGGAGAAAAATGGCAATAATTTTTGGGGCTTAATTCACAGGACTTCGAGTCAGATCCACGGATTTATTCCTCGTACTCACTTCAATGCTCATTCTATAATTGATTAATAATTTTTCTAGCCTGTAGTCATATTTTTAACGCCGGAAGGTGAAATtctctaaataaaaaaattaataataaatatttttaacattcATAGACTGCCATCACTGAGgatttattatcattttccaTTGACAAGAAACGAGAAACTATGTGGAGGGGGGACTTTGCAGTTACAAGTCACCAAGAGTTAACAAAATTTTGTATTATACAAAAATTAAGGCAAAATGCAAAGTGTTTCTTCATTGACGGTTTGACTGAGTTGATAGGCCGTGAATTGGCCCAGGCAAAATAATGTAATGCCATTCTTCCCCTTGTGACTATACTGTCTTTCCGGGTCTTTCCGCGACGGTGGTTTTGCAGCTCTCTCCTCTGCAGAGTCTCCCGCTGGGTATTCCaatgaaaatagcaataatcgaaaaaaagAACGCGTGCAGATGAAGatgggaaaagggaaaaaggcctctcttctctctttccccttcccatcgtgccccacgcgctttctttttctttctccccagtctccctacgacacaaagaggcctctgcgaaGTAGAGAGGTTTTGCGGGAGAAGGGAGGTTAGAAGGAGCAACAATTTGAAGCCGCTAAAGAGGAAGGGAATCATATAACTTATCAGACAGAAGGGCTGGCAAGGAAGGGAGGAGTCTTTAGAGAGCATACACAGTGCATATGGTTTCTAACAGTCACGAAGTCATAAGAAACAATGGTCAGTGAAGAAGGGTGTCTCTAAAATGTTGAAATAGTTCAGTGTAAACCTTGTGGCACCCGCGTGAAAAAATGCGATACGTTGTGGCATGTCTCCACTCTAGAATGTGACCAACAAATGTCCGTTCAAAAGAAGGATTTTGGTAAACTTTCAAAAATCGTCAGTGCAACGACAAATTTGACTGAGTAACTTAACAAGAATTTAACAGATGATGGATGTggaaagttatttatttatattgttttccaacaaaaaaaaggaaatactgATCAAGCTATTTTTAGCAACCAAACAATCTTCATGATCACAGTTTCAAAGTCGGTTCCTCCAATACGTAGTTGTTGAAATATTCAGGACCCACTGTATATTGCCAACcttccctttttcctttttatttgcaATCATAAGTTATATTGCAATTACGAAAAGACAGTCAGAGAATTTAGTACAGAGATAACATTTTTCTTAACGAAAAGTTTCAGGTTACATCCATACCTTGTTCCATGGATACTAGATACCTTACGAGTCCTAATTTCTCAGTAAATTCTAGATTTCGATTTCGCTTCCCCGCCGCGCTAAAGAtttctcattttcaaaagtttGTGATATTAATAATAAGTAAAGGAAAAACTATGCTACTTAAGAACAATAGTCACGAAGCAATTTTAGACAATATCACTGAGTAGATTATAAAGGTGACTAAAATATCTAAAACCCACTTCAAAAGGCTCTCATGAGAAGAAATACAGGAAGGAAAGCAATAAACGGACATGGCTGTGGGATATCTTGAAGAACGTTTCACGTACTGTTTCGTTCCTAATATAAGTTTTTATATTTAGTACATTTTATGACCGTGTGATGCAGATTCAGGAGCactcaacgactgttttctgaaaatatctgttcgaagaagcaaatattgccaagaattttctattacttgagtaCTGCTAAAAACTTCTAGATGAACGTTCCACTCATGTACAATTTtagaagcttatctaataaattccctacgattttctaaagtttaattttcacatttcacttcctagttaggctatttttcgtggagaaaaggaaacctaaaattttcggactcAAAAATGCAATGgagagagaaatcagaaaatgtctcacttggGATATCTTGAAGAATGGGATATCTTGAAGAACGTTTCACGTACTGTTTCGTTCCTAATATAAGTTTTTATATTTAGTACATTTTATGACCGTGTGATGCAGATTCAGGAGCactcaacgactgttttctgaaaatatctgttcgaagaagcaaatattgccaagaattttctattacttgagtaCTGCTAAAAACTTCTAGATGAACGTTCCACTCATGTACAATTTtagaagcttatctaataaattccctacgattttctaaagtttaattttcacatttcacttcctagttaggctatttttcgtggagaaaaggaaacctaaaattttcggactcAAAAATGCAATGgagagagaaatcagaaaatgtctcactttcgtaatacttcaaattgcatctaaaattttcgggaaaacactactcaagcccttgtaatttcgaaactGACTCAAGTtctcctaggatgaccgaacagatacagattttatagcgctgcttagaatgcatttctcgACATCTGAAAGTACTCTGAATAGCctaaaataatagtaatttcaatgtatttacgaggaaaccgtcgttgggtaccCCGGCAGAATACTCGAGAATAATCTTCGCTGTGTGGCTGTGATGAAACGATGAAGTCTGATCTGGAGAAAATTTCGGACGGCCACGGTGTATCGCCAAAAATAGCGTAACCTGTGCCCCCTGTAACAAATGACATTAATAAAGGAAAGCAGGGTTTCCCGCAAAATTTTACAGCACGAGAGTCTTTCAGA encodes:
- the LOC140937455 gene encoding uncharacterized protein, which translates into the protein MMYSLHDITTVCPKLEPVDSDEGECNEVRNLNQRQEREVGAFAERFAINNNTIHVKESEYNTTARGDKSLPVRTTNGLAPYDNVSTTQSSDMFPEQLTVTNTTASHTAVSMDTSTPEIKIGSAFTVVPIYEINGHEGQYYPVSAAESVPDTQKSTQQIYSSNNIDSHKGTFLQQNGAAEGLSSYPSSIYGTVPYDYMASNSGLSPYQGLASYSGTHRALTPYEMGLQAKPCCQCSCHLQVSASSAHLPVYDLQSQRPSVIMVPSKVPGNLDGGIWGSNAKVDSDSSDDDEEGNEEKYFRVNIDGTTARFKLTREDWERIPINTFPSGGRLLSGDWTRIFLEKVKESNPWCSLRFKNNHVRSENSRKIHSAVFFRGGAECKRPECNVKVRFVIQKERGKYVDVSYVGNVCHSSQLGGGSVASDKKRKQVRRTRIPSNLPG